The DNA region TCAAGCGGCTCGGCGCCTCGTGCGACTGGTCTCGCGAGCGCTTCACCATGGACGAGGGGCTGTCCAAGGCCGTTCTTAAAGTTTTCGTGGAGCTTTATCGCGAAGGGCTCATCTACAAGGACAAGCGGCTGGTCAACTGGGACCCGAAGCTGCTGACCGCCATCTCCGATCTCGAGGTGATGCCGGTCGAGACCAAGGGCAACCTTTGGCACCTGCGCTATCCGATCGAGGGCAAGACCTTCAATCCGGAAGACCCATCGACCTTCATCGTGGTCGCGACGACGCGGCCCGAGACGATGCTGGGCGACACGGCCGTTGCGGTGCATCCGGACGACGAACGTTACAAGGCGCTGATCGGCAAGCACGTGATCCTGCCTTTGGTCGGTCGCAAGATACCAATCGTCGGCGATGAATATTCCGATCCGGAGAAGGGCTCCGGTGCGGTGAAGATCACGCCGGCGCACGACTTCAACGACTTCGAAGTCGGCAAGCGGCACGGGCTGCCGCAGATCAACGTCCTGACCATCGAAGCGAAGATCACCTTCGCCGACGAGGCTTTCAACGCGGCCGGCGAAACGTCGGCGGATTTCGCCGAGACGAAGAAGCTCGAAGGCCTCGACCGCTTTGCCGCCCGCAAGGCGATCGTCGCGCGGCTGGAGGAGATGGGGCTGGTCGCGAAGATCGAGCCGCATGGCCACGTCGTGCCGCACGGCGACCGCTCGAACGTCGTCATCGAGCCGTTCCTGACCGACCAGTGGTACGTCAACGCTGCGGAGCTGGCGAAGCCGGCCATCGCCATGGTGCGCGAGGGCAAGACGACCTTCGTGCCGAAGAACTGGGAAGCGACCTATTTCAACTGGATGGAAAATATCCAGCCGTGGTGCATCTCGCGGCAGCTCTGGTGGGGCCATCAGATCCCGGCCTGGTATGGGCCGGATGGCAAAATATTCGTTGCGGAGTCCGAGGGCGAGGCTCTGCAAGCTGCGACCCAGCATTACGGATGCCGAGCGATCATTCAGCCGAAGGCAGATCTGTCGTCGGTCGAAACGACAAGTGAATTTGTTCATCCATATCTAGCGCAGACGGACGCAATAAAAAGGAACAGGCCGCTAAGTGAGGTCTGGATTCGGCGCGACGAGGACGTCCTCGACACTTGGTTCTCCTCGGCGCTGTGGCCGTTCTCGACGCTGGGCTGGCCCGAGAAGACGCGCGAGCTCGCGCGCTTCTATCCGACGTCGACGCTCGTCACCGGCTTCGACATTATCTTCTTCTGGGTCGCCCGCATGATGATGATGGGTCTGCACTTCATGAAGAAGGAACGCCCAGACGCACCGGCCGACGAGATCGTGCCGTTCAAGGACGTCTACATCCATCGCCTGGTGCGCGACGCCTCCGGCGCCAAGATGTCGAAGTCGAAGGGCAACGTCGTCGATCCGCTCGGCATCATCGACCAGTTCGGCGCTGACGCGCTGCGCTTCACGCTGGCGCGCAACGTCGCGCCGAGCCACGACATCAGGCTCGGCCCGCAGGACGTCGAGAACAACCGCAACTTCGCGACCAAGCTTTGGAATGCGGCGCGCTTCGTCGAGTTCAACGGCGCCAAGCGCGTCGAGGGTTTCGATCCGAAGTCGGCCAAGGAAGCGCTCAACCGCTGGATCGCGCACGAGACGCAAAAAGCCGCGGCCGAAATCACGCAAGCGCTCGAAGTGTATGCCTTCGCCGACGCGGCCGGCGCCGCCTATCGTTTCGTCTGGAACGTCTATTGCGATTGGTACGTCGAGCTGTCGAAGCCGTTGCTGACGGGGCCGGACGGACCGGCCAAGGACGAGACCCGCGCGACGGCGGCCTGGGCGCTGGACGAAATCCTTAAGCTGCTGCACCCATTCATGCCATTTATCACCGAAGAACTCTGGGCGGTGACGGCGGAAGAGGGGCCGAAGCGCCAAGCGGTGCTCGCTCTGTCCGATTGGCCAGCGCTCGAAGGCCTCGCCGACGATAAGGCCGAGGCCGAGATTGGCTGGGTGATCGACCTGATCACCGCCATCCGGTCGATCCGGGCCGAGATGAACATCAACGTCAACATTCCGATCGTGCTGGCGGGTGCGTCCGTCGAGACCCAGGCGCGCGCGGAGCGCTGGGCCGAGTTCATCAAGCGCCTTGCGCGCGTGTCTGAGATCTCGTCGTCGGCGACCGCGCCGGAGGGCTCGGTGCAGCTCGTCGTGCGCGGTGAAGTCGCCGCGCTGCCGCTCAAGGGCGTGATCGATCTCGGCGCCGAACGCGCGCGGCTTGCCAAGGAGATGCAGAAGGCGGAAGCCGACATCGCGCGCTCCGACAACAAGCTCAACAATCCGAACTTCGTCGCCCGCGCGGCGGAGGAGGTTGTCGAGGAAGAGAAGGAAAAGCGCGACGAGGCGGTCGCCCGCAAGGCCAAGATCGCCGAAGCGCTGGAGCGGCTTAAGGGAGCGGAGTAGAGCCGTCACCCTGAGGTGCGCGGCGAAGCCGCGCCTCGAAGGGCGACGGCTACTGATGTCGAGTTTACCCGACATCAGCGCTTGAATTAAAGCAAGCCGGCTTGCGGTGGCTGTCATCCTTCGAGGCTCGCGCTGCGCGCTCGCACCTCAGGATGACGGACGGAGGAGGAGGTGTGTTCCGATGAACGTCTTTCTCGCCGGTGCCGGTGGCGTCATCGGCCGTTCGCTGACGCCGCTCCTGGTTAAAGCCGGCCATAACGTCATTGGCACCACGCGTTCGGCTGAGAGGGCCGACGCGGTCGCCGCGCTTGGCGCGACGCCGGCGGTGGTTGACGTGTTCGACGCGCAGGCGCTCAAAGCGGCGGTGATGGCGGCCCGGCCGGACGTCGTTATTCACCAGCTCACCGATCTCGCTTTCGCGCCGGGGACGCCGCAATACGCCGAGGGTCTCAGGCGCAATGCGCGCCTGCGCATCGAGGGCACGCGCAATCTCGCAGCGGCGGCACAGGCCGCCGGCGTGCGCCGGCTGATCGCGCAGAGCATCGCCTTCATCTACAAGCCGGCGCCGGGCCTGCGCATCGAAGGCGATCCGCTGAACGACGATCCGGCGATGGCGCCGACCGTCGAGGCCGTGCGCGTGCTTGAGGACACCGTGCTGGCAATGCCCGAGGGCGTCGTGTTGCGCTATGGCTTGCTCTACGGGCCCGGCACCTGGTCGCCCGACAAGCCGCTCAAACCACCGGCGGTCCATGTCGACGCTGCGGCGCAGGCGTGCCTTCTCGCGCTCACCAAGGGCAAGCCCGGCATCTACAACCTCGCCGAAGACGACGGTTACTGCTCGAGCGAAAAAGCCAAAAGCGATCTCGGATTCGACGCCCGTTTCAGAGCTTGATTCGTCACCCTGAGGTGCGAGCGCGTTAGCGCGAGCCTCGAAGGGCGACGGCCGCCATCCTTTGAGGCTCGTTCGCTTCGCTCTCTCGCACCTCAGGATGACGGCCGAAACGGCTTGCTCAAGAACTTCGACCCCTTCAGCCCATAGCGCCACGGATGGTCGACCGCCTTGGTGATGCCGATGCGCGGTCCCGTGACGATCGCCGGCTCCTCGGTGCGCGCGCGCAATTCGAACGGGGGCTTGTCGAGCGGGAGCCCGTTGTGCGCGATGGTGACGCCAAGCGCCTCGCACAGTTTGCCCGGGCCTGAGCAAAGGTCGCGTGCCTCGGTGAGCCCGCGTCTTCGGCGCATCGCCGCCAGGCCTTGCGTCGGCTCCAAGGCACGCACCAGGACGGCGCTGGCCGAGCCTTCTTCCTCACAGACGAAATTCAGGCACCAGTGGATGCCGTAGGACCGGTAGACGTAAAGAGAGCCGGGCGGTCCGAACATCACCGCGTTGCGTTCGGTCCTGCCGATGTACGAGTGCGCGGCGGGATCAGTGTGGTGATAGGCCTCGACCTCGACGACGGTGCCCCCGACGCCATCGACCAAAAGAGTCGCCCCGATCAGATCAGGTGCGACGTCGTGTACCGAGCGGGCAAAGAACGAGCGGCGAAGGCGAGGGGGCAGGGCCATGCGGGTTTTGTTGCCGCGTTCTCGACCGGGTGTCGACACCGGTCCGTCGTAATGTCCACCGACCTTACCGCTTGGTGGGAGTTGGCGTGCAGGCAGGCCTCTTGTTGCACTGCGAACGAGCGGTATTTCTGTGTCTGGTCAGCAACACTTTAGAACATTTAAATGACGGCGCCGCATGTTGGCTGCTTGCGCCGCGATTTGGCCATACCCTTCAACGAGATCGAAGGACAGCCAACGGCGGCTCCTAACGCGGCCTAAGGCGACGGCACTCAACCACCGGTCACGCGGCCGCAACACCGCGGACAAGGTCCCGCCCGGGACCAGGGCGTGGGGGGCCGTGGAATTTGAAAGTGCATAGGGCGGGGGGCCCAAGTCGCGTGATGGATGCTAAGACCAATCTGAAATCGAAGCTGCCGAGCCGGCACGTTACCGAAGGGCCGGAGCGCGCTCCGCACCGCTCGTACTACTACGCGATGGGTCTGACCAAAGAGCAGATCCACCAGCCGTTCGTCGGCGTCGCGTCGTGCTGGAACGAGGCCGCGCCCTGCAACATCGCGCTGATGCGCCAGGCTCAGGCCGTTAAGAAGGGCGTTGCGGCCGCGGGCGGCACGCCGCGCGAATTCTGCACCATCACCGTCACCGACGGCATCGCCATGGGCCATGCCGGCATGTACTCGTCACTGCCCTCGCGCGAAGTCATCGCCGACTCCGTCGAGTTGACCATGCGCGGCCACGCCTATGACGCGCTCGTCGGGCTCGCCGGCTGCGACAAGTCGCTGCCCGGCATGATGATGGCCATGTGCCGGCTCAACGTGCCGTCGATCTTCATCTATGGCGGTTCGATCCTGCCGGGCAATTTCCGCGGCCAGACCATCACCGTGCAGGATATGTTCGAGGCGGTCGGCCGCAATTCGGTCGGCAGCTTGTCGGACGAGGACCTCGACGAGATGGAGCAGGTGGCTTGCCCGTCGGCCGGCGCCTGCGGCGCGCAGTTCACCGCCAAC from Pseudolabrys taiwanensis includes:
- a CDS encoding NAD-dependent epimerase/dehydratase family protein, with protein sequence MNVFLAGAGGVIGRSLTPLLVKAGHNVIGTTRSAERADAVAALGATPAVVDVFDAQALKAAVMAARPDVVIHQLTDLAFAPGTPQYAEGLRRNARLRIEGTRNLAAAAQAAGVRRLIAQSIAFIYKPAPGLRIEGDPLNDDPAMAPTVEAVRVLEDTVLAMPEGVVLRYGLLYGPGTWSPDKPLKPPAVHVDAAAQACLLALTKGKPGIYNLAEDDGYCSSEKAKSDLGFDARFRA
- a CDS encoding valine--tRNA ligase, with product MIEKTYQPSEVEGRIYQAWEQAGAFKAGRPERAQAATYSIVIPPPNVTGSLHMGHALNNTLQDILVRFERMRGKDVLWQPGTDHAGIATQMVVERQMMERQEPSRREIGRDKFLEKVWAWKAESGGTIVNQLKRLGASCDWSRERFTMDEGLSKAVLKVFVELYREGLIYKDKRLVNWDPKLLTAISDLEVMPVETKGNLWHLRYPIEGKTFNPEDPSTFIVVATTRPETMLGDTAVAVHPDDERYKALIGKHVILPLVGRKIPIVGDEYSDPEKGSGAVKITPAHDFNDFEVGKRHGLPQINVLTIEAKITFADEAFNAAGETSADFAETKKLEGLDRFAARKAIVARLEEMGLVAKIEPHGHVVPHGDRSNVVIEPFLTDQWYVNAAELAKPAIAMVREGKTTFVPKNWEATYFNWMENIQPWCISRQLWWGHQIPAWYGPDGKIFVAESEGEALQAATQHYGCRAIIQPKADLSSVETTSEFVHPYLAQTDAIKRNRPLSEVWIRRDEDVLDTWFSSALWPFSTLGWPEKTRELARFYPTSTLVTGFDIIFFWVARMMMMGLHFMKKERPDAPADEIVPFKDVYIHRLVRDASGAKMSKSKGNVVDPLGIIDQFGADALRFTLARNVAPSHDIRLGPQDVENNRNFATKLWNAARFVEFNGAKRVEGFDPKSAKEALNRWIAHETQKAAAEITQALEVYAFADAAGAAYRFVWNVYCDWYVELSKPLLTGPDGPAKDETRATAAWALDEILKLLHPFMPFITEELWAVTAEEGPKRQAVLALSDWPALEGLADDKAEAEIGWVIDLITAIRSIRAEMNINVNIPIVLAGASVETQARAERWAEFIKRLARVSEISSSATAPEGSVQLVVRGEVAALPLKGVIDLGAERARLAKEMQKAEADIARSDNKLNNPNFVARAAEEVVEEEKEKRDEAVARKAKIAEALERLKGAE
- a CDS encoding DNA-3-methyladenine glycosylase, yielding MALPPRLRRSFFARSVHDVAPDLIGATLLVDGVGGTVVEVEAYHHTDPAAHSYIGRTERNAVMFGPPGSLYVYRSYGIHWCLNFVCEEEGSASAVLVRALEPTQGLAAMRRRRGLTEARDLCSGPGKLCEALGVTIAHNGLPLDKPPFELRARTEEPAIVTGPRIGITKAVDHPWRYGLKGSKFLSKPFRPSS